TCATTCAGAGGAGTTGATCGACTTCATCCGGCAGGTGGCCGGGATGGACGTCAACGCGATCCTGTCCCCGAACTACATCGTCAGTTTCTCGGAGCATGGCAATCAGCTCAGTCAGTGGCGCGGCTACGGATCTTCCGGCAACGGCGTTTCGGTCAGGTTCAATCTCTCGGCCCTGAAATCCTACTACGAGGTGTACCAGGCCAATCTGGGAGACCACCGGATGCGCAAGGCGACGGTGGATTACTGCGCCCTGGCGCTTCAGTCTGCCTTTGCCCGAATGAAAGACGGCTCGTTCAGAGAGGAGGCGGAGGTCAGGGCCTTTTACGTCATCTCCCTGAAAGAGGCCCAGATCGAATTCCGGGAGGCGCGGAACATGCTGGTGCCCTACATTGTCGTGAAGTCCAGCGACGGAGCCAGAATGCCCATCGAGGAGGTGATCGTGGGGCCGACGAGCGACTTCCATCTGTCCCGCTTCAGCCTCCAGAAGTTTCTGGAGAAACATGGCTATGGCGAGGTGAAAATCACCTCCTCGGACATTCCGTTTCGCCCCGGCTGACGCTGGAGGGTCACTGGCCTTGCCGTCCAGGTGGCCCCGTCCAGCGGAGCGGCGGTCCTCAGTGACCGCTGAACGCTTCGCCGCGCGGCTCTGGCGTCAGATCAGGGCGGCTGGAATCCTGAATGACCTCGTGGATTTCCAGCTTGTTGGGGCCGCTGAAAGCTTCCCTGTGCAGCGAACCGCTGCGGGCGTGGCCCTGGATGAAGGCTTCGGAGCTGGTCCACGCCTCAAATGCTTCACGGCTGTTCCACAGGGTCAGCACGACATACGGATCGCCGGGATTGACGGGGCGCAAGACCTGGTTGCTGACGAAGCCGGGCATCTCATCCACCAGCCGGGCGCGGTCCAGAAAGCGGGCTTCAAAGGCTTCGGCGTACTCGGGGTGGACGGCAATGCGGTTCATGACGGTGATCATTTGGAGTTCCTCCGTGGGATGAGGTGGGCGGGGTGGGCTGAGGCGTAAAGGTGGGTTTGTAGTGGGGAGTGGCGTGTACCGCGACGCCTCAAGCTGCGGCTGTCCGGCCTTTCAGCGCGCGGCCCGCGATGATCTCGGACAGCGCGACGGCCCCCACGCCGAGCAGCAGATGGAAGACCTGGATGATCCAGTGCAGGTTGCCCGGCAGCAACCGGAGTTGCAGCACCCCGATGGCGGGAACCACCAGGCCCCAGACGAGGGCCAGCCCCAGCAGCCCCGGCGCGACGCCCCGTCCGAAGCCGAGAACGGCCATCAGTAGCAGCGCTGCCGTCACGAGGTAGCCCAGGCCCTGGTGAGCGCTGAGCAAGGCGTATCCGGTGCCGCCCCAGAAGGCCAGGCCCATGCCCAGGGCCACGATGCCAGCGATGCGAATGATCCAGCGAAGAACAGGAATGGGGTTGGTCATGGCGGAACTCCTTGAATGGTAGGGCCGTCACCTGGACGGCAGAGAGTGGGGATCGGGGGGAAGTTTTGGCATGGGGACGGGCGCACCGTCTTTACTCCCGGAGCTGGCCGTCCACGATGCTCACCACGCGGTCACACAGGTCCAGCACGCGCTCATCATGGGTGACCATCACGGCGGCCTTGCCGTGGGCATGCACCTGCTGGGCCAGCAACTCCACCACCTCACGGCCCCGCACGCTGTCCAGGCTGGCGGTGGGTTCGTCGGCCAGGATCAGTTGCGGATCGTTCATCAGCGCGCGGGCGATGGCGACGCGCTGGCGCTGCCCGCCGGACAGGGCGTCCGGGAAATGCCGGGCACGTTCCGAGAGGCCCAGCAGCTTCAGCAGTTCCTCGGCCCGCTCTCGGGCGCCCCGGCCATCCTCACCGGCCAGGTGCGGCACCAGGGTGAGCTGCTCGCGCACGTTCAGGTAGGGAATCAGGTTGCTGCTCTGCAACACGAAGCCCAGGTTCTTGAGCCGGAAAGCTGGGAGTCCCGCATCGGAGAGGGCTGTCAGATCCTGCCCGGCGATCATGACCTGACCGGTGGTGGGCCGCAGCAGCGCCCCGGCGATGGACAGGAAGGTACTTTTACCGCTGCCCGAGGGACCGTTGACCGCCACCAGTTCGCCGGGCTGCACCACCAGCGTGGCCGGGTGCAAGGCGGTAATGGTGCCATCACCGTCGCCGTAAGTCTTGCTGACGCCCTGAAGGGAGAGGGTGGGTGTGGGCAGGGCGGCGGCAGCGTGGGAGATGGAAGCGGTCTGTGGACGGTCAGTGGTGAGGGTCATGGTGGACTCCTGGGAAGGGGAGAGAAGGGCAGAGGAACAGTTGGAAACTTCAAGCCAGAAAGGGCCTGTGGCCCCTTCTGGCTTCAGGTCACGGTGCCGATGGCGATCAGGGGATCCACTTTGGCGACGGTGCGCAGGCTCAGCAGGCTGCTCAGGGCGGCCACCACGATCAGCAGGGCCGAGGCCGCGAGCAGCGTGGGCAGCGTCAGCGCAAACGGAATGCCAGCGGGCAGCAGGGCCACGATGCCTAGCGTCACCAGTCCAGCGATCACCACGGCGATGACGGTGAGGAACAGCATCTGCGCGACCAGGCTGCCCGCCAGGGTGCGGGTGCTGGCCCCGATGGCCTTGAGCAGGCCAAACTGCGGGGTTTTCTGGAGGGTCAGCACGTAGAAGAACACGGCCATCACGAAGGCGGCCACCACCACCAGGAACACCTGAATCATCGTCAGACTGCCCTGTTCTTCCTTGTAGCCAGGCAGAACCTGAAGGGCCTGGGCGCGGGTCAGGACGCTGAGGCCGCCCAGCGCGCTGATCTGGCTGGTTCCGGCGTCGTCGGTCTGAAGGGCCACGGCGCTGACGCTGCCACGGGTGCGGGGGTTGAAGGTTTGCCAGCGGTCTAGGGTGACGAATACCACGGGCTGATGGTTGAGTCGGGCGGCTTTGGTGAAGCCCAGCACCTTGAGCGTCTCGCCACCGGGCTTGAGGATCAACGTGTCGCCCAGCTCCACACCGTCCTCCTGAAGGGAGGTGTCCACGACGGCTCCCTTCGCACCCACAGTAAGCGCCTTCCCGCCGCTGATGTCCGGGGCCAGAAACCCGGTGGGGTCAATGCCCAGCAGCACACCGCTGAGCTGGGTGCCGTCCGCGCCGTCGCTGAAGCTGGCAAAGCTCTGGGCCAGCGGCGTGGCGTCATCTCCGCCCACAGCGGTGATGCGCTTCACGTCGTCAGGACTCAAGAAAGAACGGTTAAACACGCCAGCGGCGTCGCCCGTGGTGACGAAGTGACTGGCCGGGCTGCCAATGAGCAGGGCGGCGTTGTCCTGGGCCAGGCCACGCGTCAGGCCCGTGAGCATAAAGACCATGAAGGCGATGAGGGCGACGATGCCGCCGATCAGGACGGAGCGGAAACGGTAGTGCTGGAGTTCGCGGAGAGCGAGAAACATGGATGATCCTTTAAACGAGGGAGGGGGTGAGGGGTCTGGCCTGATTAGTCAGTCTGGACTAATCTTGGCATGACTTTAGATAGACTTGCTAGAATAGTCAACCCTGGACTATTCTATGAGCATGACCTTAGACCCGAACACGCTGCTGCTGCTTGGCCTGCTGAAGGGCGAGCGTCAGCATGGCTATCAGCTCAACGACTTCATTGAGAAGAACCTGTCCCGGTTCAGCACCCTGAAAAAGGCAACGGCCTACGCCGCCCTTGAGCGCCTTGAGAAGAAAGGGTTGATTGAGGCCACCACCGAGCAGTCAGGAAATCGCCCAGCCCGGCGCATCTACGGCCTGACGCCCGCTGGCGAGGCGCAGTTCCTTGAACTGCTGCGCGAACATCTGGCCCGGCCTGAACCCGTGGCCGCTTATAGCGACCTGGGAATGATGTTCCTCAACCAGCTTCCGAACGCCGAGGCGCACAGCTTGCTCAGCGAACGTGCGGCGCAGATGCAAGGGCAGATTGCAGATCTGGAGCGCGTGCCTATCCATGAGGGAGCCATCGGACGCGGGCTGTTCGGTGTGGACCTGGCGGTCTCGCGTCAGTTGGCGTTGCTGCGGGCAGACGTGGGGTGGCTGAGGCAGACTCTGAGTGGCCTGAAATAGCCCCGAGCGCAGTTGCTCCGGCGTGGTGCGGACCCTTTGAGTCGCTTTGGGCGCTCAACACCACGGCCCGAATCTGTAGAAGCCGTCTGATCTGGACAACGTTCTGGCCCTTGCCAGATCAGGTCCGCTCAGCACGGGAGGCTGCGTCAGATGAACTGAATGTGCGTTGGCACCCAAGGGCGGATTTCTGTTCCGATGCTAGTTAGACCCCTACTACGCCTGGAAGAAGAAATATGGCGATACCAACGCCGACGAAGCCAAACGGCTTCGTCGACTGGAGAAGGAAAACGCCCGCCTGCTGCGGATTGTCGGCCAGCAGCGTCTGGAGATTGATGCCATGACCGAGGTGATTGGGAAAAAGCGGTAACGCCCACCGAGAAACGCGCCGTGGTCAGGCAGCTGGTCACGGCGCACCTCAGGCCCGAACGGGCCTGTGTTCTGGTGGGCTTGTCCAAATCCTCCTGGCACTATCAGGCAAAGCCGCGTCAGGACAGCGAACTCCGACAGCAGATCCATGACCTGGCCCGGCGGTATCCCCGCCGGGGATACCGCTTTATCCATGCCCTGCTCGTTCGGGCAGGAGTCACCATCAACAAGAAGCGCGTTCGGCGACTCTGGCGCGAGGAGGGGCTGGCTGTCAAACCCAAAGCATCCCGGAAAATCCGCACTGGTGCGACAATTCCCATGCAGGCGGAGTATGCCAATCACGTCTGGACCTACGATTTCATCTTTGACCAGACCCTGGAAGGGACCACCCTGAAAATCCTGACCCTGACAGATGAATTCACCCGGCAGTCGCTGGCCTTGCAGGTGGCGACGTCCTTCACCTCCTTGGAGGTGAAGGACGTACTCCGGGAGGTCATGGCAAGGCGTGGTTCCCCGGCATTCCTCCGCAGCGACAACGGTTCCGAATTTATCGCCCGTGATCTGGGCATCTGGCTGGCAGTTCAGAATATCGGCACCCGATTCATTGAACCGGGAAAACCGTGGCAGAACGGCTTTGCTGAGAGCTTCCACTCCCGTCTACGCGCAGAATGTCTCAATCAAGAGGTCTTCTATTCCGCTAAACATGCCCAGGTGCTCCTGGACGATTGGCGGGCGTTCTACAACGCCCGCAGACCCCACTCGTCACTCGGCTACCAGACCCCGGACGAGTTTGCTGAGCAGGCCAGGGGACGGGCTGACGCCCCCCTTTGCGGAAACAACACCGCAAAGGTGCCCGTCAGCCCGTCCCCTGGGTGAGCAGGGAAAGCCGATGTTGTACCCTTGAGCTGAGCCGAGTCTCTACTCGAAACCGTCCAACTTTTGGGGCCAGCACAACCCCTGGCACGCTACACGGCGCTGAGCAGTACGGCGTGCAGCCCTTCCTCCAGCGGCTCACCCACCAGGAACCATTCGGCCCGTTCATCAGCGCCGGTCTGAACATAACCCTCCAGCGTCTCGCGCCCTAGCTGTCCCATCCAGCCACGTAAGGCATCACGTTGTCCGGTGACCCAGGCACCGTCCAGCCCAGACAGAAAGTCATGCCCTGGCGCAGGCAACGTGCTGTGGGGCCGCGTCCGCAGGACGCACTCCAACTCCTCGACATCCCAGCGCAGGGTCCAGCGCCCCTGAAGACGGTACGTCTTCAGACCGCGGTCAAAGACAATTGAGGGTGACCCGGTTTTGCGGCCCTCCCGTTCATTCGGTGCGGCGGGTCGAGTGGATGTGCTCCCTGGGGGAATGGAACCCTCAGTGATGTGATAATCAGGCTATTGCCCGCCGAACTCCAGGTGGTGGTGGAGCAGTGTTGTGCGCCTCAGTAGTCCTGCCCCAGATGCGGCCCTCTCGGGAAGCATTCACAGCTCCTATGAACGGCGGTTTCCGCACCTGCCCTGGAGCAATGGGCCGCCCGAAGACGTGGTGAATAAGATCAAGCTGATTAAGCGTCAGATGGATGGGGGTGGGTCTTTTGAGCCCCTTCGTCAACGTGTCCTGCTTGCAGGCTGACCCGCTGCACGAAATGAACGGAAGAGCCGCAATAGTGGGACAGGCCCACATTGGTAGGCAGGCGAAACGGCGTGATGCAAATACGTGTGTCGAACACGACCAACTCTGTTACTTTGCACCCGGAGGAACCACCATGCGCCGTCTAACCGTCCTGCCCATGCTCGCCCTATCATCCGTTCTCCTCGCCGCCTGTAACTCCGCCGCACCCCCCATCGTTGAGCCGCCTAAAACCACGGGCTTTGAAGTGTTCGAGACCCAGAAAGTGGTCTGGGGAAGCTGCGACGCCACCGTTCTGGGTTTCGACGCCTCGAAGTTTTTTGAGCCGATCAAAGGCCGCTTGCAGTGCACCGACATTCAGGTGCCGCTGGACTGGGCCAAACCCGAGCGCGGGGTGGCCGTGATGTCCATGATCCGCGTTTCGGCGTCGGTCCCCGCCAAGCGCCAGGGCGCATTGTTCTTCAACCCGGGTGGCCCGGGGGGCGACGGTCTGGTCCTCGCGCCGCTGTACGGCGTGGTCTGGGATGATGCAGACACGAAAACGAAGATCGGTGCGGACCTCAAGCGGCTGTCGCAGGAATACGACCTGATCGGCTTTTCTCCTCGCGGCGTGGGCAACAGTACGCGCGTCAACTGCGGCATCAATGAACTCGTGCCCTACATTGCCCCGCCCGCCAGCGACCGCAGCGAACAGAATATCCAGCGCATGATTCAATTGGGCCGTCTGACGGCCAAAGCCTGCCAGAACAACCCGCTCACGCCGTTTGTGAACACGGACGCCACGGCCCGTGACCTGAACCTCGCCCGGCAGTTGTTGGGTGAGGCCAAGCTGAATTTCGTCGGGTACTCGTACGGCACCTGGCTCGGCTCGTGGTACGCCAAACTCTTTCCACAGTCCACCGGGCGCATGTTGCTGGATGGCAACACCGATTTCGCCTCCGACACCTTCGAGGACACCTTCAAGCTGCAGCCGCGTGCCTTCGAGCGCGATTTCCGTGATGTGGTTGCGCCGTACCTGGGCCGCCTGGCGCCCAAGCTGGGGTTGCCTGCGGCCACGGGGGAGCAGGTCTACGCCGCCCAGCGTGGCCTGAGTGAACCGCTGCGGACCATCGTGGGCTTCGAGATCGCCCAGAACCTGTACGGCCGAGACAGCTACCCCAACCTGGCGCTGCTGCTGCAAAGTGCCACGGTGGTGGACAAGCTGACCAAGGCGAAGCCCGAGATCACGCTGCCCGAATTGTTGAATGCCTCCCAGGCCGCCGAGTACTTCAGCGATCCTGATCTGAATGAGGCCTCGAAGCAGGTTGCCATCAATCTGATTTTCGCGCGTGATACTGAATTGCAGGAAAATCCCATTCCTGTGGTGCTGAACGAGTCAAATGCGACGTTCACGGCCGTGCTTTGCAACGACACGCCCTGGACCACGGACCTGGGGTACTGGCGCGCGCGCGACGACGAGGAAGCCGCCAAATACCCTCTGATCGGCGGTTCGAGTGTCAGTTCGCCCTGTTTGTACTGGAAGGGTGGTCCCAGCGTGAGCAAGCCGAAGGTGCCTACCACCATGCCCCCGCTGCTGCTGGTCCAGAATGAGTTCGATCCGGCCACCGCCACTGAGGGAGCCTTGAACGCCTTCAACCAGACGCCCAACACCAAGCTGATCTACCTGGACGATGAGCCACAGCATACGGCGTTCCCTTACGGCACTGAGTGCGTGGACCTGCCGGTGACCGGGTACTTGCTGAATGGCACCCTGCCCACGGCCAAGCGGACGGACTGTGCAGCCAAGCCTCTGCCTCTGGAGGAAAAGGTCTATCCAGTCAAACTGACCTCGCTGGGCAATGGGCAGTACTGCTGGTCTCAGGACGGGCTGAACGCCCAGGGTCTTCAGTCCACTGCCGCGCAGCAGGCCGCCCGAGCTGCGCGTGAGTTGATCGCGCAGACCGCCCGTGAGAACTCCGGCATCCGGGGCTACAACATTCTGGAGAAGCTCAACATCCAACTCTGCAAATGAGCGGCGTTTTGAGAGAGTGAGCGCTGCTTGAGAGCGCAACAAAGACGAAATCGCTGGCAGCCATTCCTGCAGCGATTTCGTCTTGTGTAGACCTGTTGCGCAGTAGCTGAAGGGGCAGGGGACGACGTCAACCGTCGCCCCCTGCCCCTTCACTGGATTCAGAGAGCCGTCCGCTGGCGGGCTTGCCAGCGGAGGTTGACGAGTCCGGCGACACAGCCCCAGATCACGCCATGTCTTGAGGGCTGGTTCCTGAAGAACTCCCGACATGCCCGGAATTTCTTGATACGGCTGATCGCGTTCTCGGCGGTGATCCGAACCTTTGAGATCAGCCGATTCAGTTCGCGCTGCTCGTCACTCAGCTCGCCCTTTTTAGGGCGCTTGGCGGGCCCAATGGTCTCCCGCTCAGGGTAAATTTTCCGTATGCCGGTGTATCCACGGTCTCCCCACACCCGGACATGCCTGGGAAGTCGAGTCATCAACCGGGATCGCCGCAGCACCTTCATGTCGTGGGTGCGACCGCTCGCGGTCGCACTCAGATGCACGATCTGGCCGTCGGGGGTCACAGCCACCTGGGTTTTGAGGGTGTGCGTGCCCTGCTTGACGCTGTAAAAGCGTGTCTTATCCTTGGGCCGCCCCACGGCCTTTTTCCCTGGCTGGCTCCCCTTCTTGACTTTCGGCTGCCCTCGAGGCTGCTCGGTGCCATCCACCACAACGTCGGTCAGCTCGGGGAAAATCTCCAGGAACTCTTCGAGCGAGCGAATCTTTCCTGGCTTCTGGCCCTGCTTTCCGGGCGCTTCGTCCGGCTTGGCCTGCAGGGTCAGGGGACGCAAAGGAGCAGGCAACGCCTGCTCCAGGACGGGCAGCACCGCATGGATGTTCCGGCAGATGTTCGCTGCGTCCAGGTCAAAAAGAATGCCCAGGACATGCATGGTGAAGTACTGACGCAGATAAAGCAGCGTGACCAGCAGCCGCTGTCCCAGAGTCAGCTTGAAGGTGTTGCCCGCACCGATGCGCCGGATCCGTCCGGCGCGCAGCAGAGAGCAGCGGTGGGTGTGCTCCCAAAGCGGCTCCAGGTCCATCAGGAGCTGGTCAAATGCTGATGGACTCAGTCCAACCAGCCGCTCGAAGGAACGCGCTCGGGACTTCAGCTTCTCTAGCCGCAACACCCTTGAACTTACCCGCTTCCGCCTCTACTGCGCAACAGGTCTTGTATTCACCCCCGAGGAACTGGCCGTCACTGCCGCCAAGGTCTGTTTCCGGTATTCACCTCTGGACCTGTCGCGCGATCAGAAAGCGAGTGAAGCAGCTCGCTGAGGCATTCACTGCCGAGGTTGACCTTGTAGAGAAGATTGACGGCCAGTAACCGCCGGTTTGCGGGGCTCTGCGAGTATCCGCAT
Above is a window of Deinococcus radiopugnans ATCC 19172 DNA encoding:
- a CDS encoding DUF2971 domain-containing protein, translated to MVRDPSTVLAEIEPHVEQMAGIPAALRSLYHYTTLGGFKGIIESGSIWATNSNYLNDKHEIVHGFDLLGTMSGDIRASAFHSEELIDFIRQVAGMDVNAILSPNYIVSFSEHGNQLSQWRGYGSSGNGVSVRFNLSALKSYYEVYQANLGDHRMRKATVDYCALALQSAFARMKDGSFREEAEVRAFYVISLKEAQIEFREARNMLVPYIVVKSSDGARMPIEEVIVGPTSDFHLSRFSLQKFLEKHGYGEVKITSSDIPFRPG
- a CDS encoding antibiotic biosynthesis monooxygenase family protein; protein product: MITVMNRIAVHPEYAEAFEARFLDRARLVDEMPGFVSNQVLRPVNPGDPYVVLTLWNSREAFEAWTSSEAFIQGHARSGSLHREAFSGPNKLEIHEVIQDSSRPDLTPEPRGEAFSGH
- a CDS encoding ABC transporter ATP-binding protein translates to MTLTTDRPQTASISHAAAALPTPTLSLQGVSKTYGDGDGTITALHPATLVVQPGELVAVNGPSGSGKSTFLSIAGALLRPTTGQVMIAGQDLTALSDAGLPAFRLKNLGFVLQSSNLIPYLNVREQLTLVPHLAGEDGRGARERAEELLKLLGLSERARHFPDALSGGQRQRVAIARALMNDPQLILADEPTASLDSVRGREVVELLAQQVHAHGKAAVMVTHDERVLDLCDRVVSIVDGQLRE
- a CDS encoding ABC transporter permease, yielding MFLALRELQHYRFRSVLIGGIVALIAFMVFMLTGLTRGLAQDNAALLIGSPASHFVTTGDAAGVFNRSFLSPDDVKRITAVGGDDATPLAQSFASFSDGADGTQLSGVLLGIDPTGFLAPDISGGKALTVGAKGAVVDTSLQEDGVELGDTLILKPGGETLKVLGFTKAARLNHQPVVFVTLDRWQTFNPRTRGSVSAVALQTDDAGTSQISALGGLSVLTRAQALQVLPGYKEEQGSLTMIQVFLVVVAAFVMAVFFYVLTLQKTPQFGLLKAIGASTRTLAGSLVAQMLFLTVIAVVIAGLVTLGIVALLPAGIPFALTLPTLLAASALLIVVAALSSLLSLRTVAKVDPLIAIGTVT
- a CDS encoding PadR family transcriptional regulator; protein product: MTLDPNTLLLLGLLKGERQHGYQLNDFIEKNLSRFSTLKKATAYAALERLEKKGLIEATTEQSGNRPARRIYGLTPAGEAQFLELLREHLARPEPVAAYSDLGMMFLNQLPNAEAHSLLSERAAQMQGQIADLERVPIHEGAIGRGLFGVDLAVSRQLALLRADVGWLRQTLSGLK
- a CDS encoding alpha/beta fold hydrolase — protein: MRRLTVLPMLALSSVLLAACNSAAPPIVEPPKTTGFEVFETQKVVWGSCDATVLGFDASKFFEPIKGRLQCTDIQVPLDWAKPERGVAVMSMIRVSASVPAKRQGALFFNPGGPGGDGLVLAPLYGVVWDDADTKTKIGADLKRLSQEYDLIGFSPRGVGNSTRVNCGINELVPYIAPPASDRSEQNIQRMIQLGRLTAKACQNNPLTPFVNTDATARDLNLARQLLGEAKLNFVGYSYGTWLGSWYAKLFPQSTGRMLLDGNTDFASDTFEDTFKLQPRAFERDFRDVVAPYLGRLAPKLGLPAATGEQVYAAQRGLSEPLRTIVGFEIAQNLYGRDSYPNLALLLQSATVVDKLTKAKPEITLPELLNASQAAEYFSDPDLNEASKQVAINLIFARDTELQENPIPVVLNESNATFTAVLCNDTPWTTDLGYWRARDDEEAAKYPLIGGSSVSSPCLYWKGGPSVSKPKVPTTMPPLLLVQNEFDPATATEGALNAFNQTPNTKLIYLDDEPQHTAFPYGTECVDLPVTGYLLNGTLPTAKRTDCAAKPLPLEEKVYPVKLTSLGNGQYCWSQDGLNAQGLQSTAAQQAARAARELIAQTARENSGIRGYNILEKLNIQLCK
- a CDS encoding transposase family protein, which produces MRLEKLKSRARSFERLVGLSPSAFDQLLMDLEPLWEHTHRCSLLRAGRIRRIGAGNTFKLTLGQRLLVTLLYLRQYFTMHVLGILFDLDAANICRNIHAVLPVLEQALPAPLRPLTLQAKPDEAPGKQGQKPGKIRSLEEFLEIFPELTDVVVDGTEQPRGQPKVKKGSQPGKKAVGRPKDKTRFYSVKQGTHTLKTQVAVTPDGQIVHLSATASGRTHDMKVLRRSRLMTRLPRHVRVWGDRGYTGIRKIYPERETIGPAKRPKKGELSDEQRELNRLISKVRITAENAISRIKKFRACREFFRNQPSRHGVIWGCVAGLVNLRWQARQRTAL